A single window of Periophthalmus magnuspinnatus isolate fPerMag1 chromosome 22, fPerMag1.2.pri, whole genome shotgun sequence DNA harbors:
- the si:dkey-33c12.3 gene encoding neurofilament light polypeptide yields MSYDPYLSYRGSRDISRGSRTKTLYSSSSPRVTPSGKRVLRLSSSPLPSSLHDGPRMDLTQVSSINSELLEVRTQEREQLVGLNDRFATYIEKVRFLEQQNKALMSELEVLRARQSNPSRLQAIFEGEARNLRAMIECENGEKMRMEADRDYMRDVYEQMKERFEEEARRRQGAEEELQRAREEATRALLSNWDAQATVGSLCDELLFLKKVYTEEQAELESQLQVANISVEVEVFRPDLSTALRDIRGQYERLAHRNMQEAEEWYKNKFASVAEMANKNNEAVRAIREETMEYRRLLQSRSSEIEGLRNVTESLTKQLQELEHTQAKEVARYQIRICHLESDITEAKQEMARYLKDYQDLLNVKMALDIEIAAYRKLLEGEEIRLAYPPLPALN; encoded by the exons ATGAGCTACGATCCTTATCTCTCCTATCGTGGATCAAGGGACATCTCCAGAGGGTCCCGAACCAAGACCCtctactcttcctcctctcctcgcgtTACCCCATCTGGAAAGAGGGTACTCAGGCTGAGCTCCTCTCCTCTACCCTCCTCTCTTCACGATGGCCCGCGCATGGATTTAACCCAAGTAAGCTCCATCAATTCAGAGCTACTGGAGGTAAGGACCCAAGAGAGGGAACAACTAGTGGGCTTGAATGACCGCTTCGCCACCTACATCGAAAAGGTGAGATTCCTGGAGCAGCAAAACAAGGCTCTCATGTCCGAACTGGAGGTGCTGAGGGCAAGACAGAGTAATCCGTCCCGTCTTCAGGCCATATTTGAGGGAGAGGCCCGAAACCTGAGGGCCATGATTGAGTGCGAGAATGGTGAGAAGATGCGGATGGAAGCGGACCGAGATTACATGCGTGACGTGTACGAACAGATGAAGGAGAGGTTTGAAGAGGAGGCCCGGAGGAgacagggggcagaggaggagctgcagagggCCAGAGAGGAGGCCACCAG GGCCCTGCTGTCCAACTGGGACGCCCAGGCCACAGTGGGCTCCCTGTGTGACGAGCTCCTCTTTCTGAAGAAGGTGtacacagaggagcaggcagAACTCGAGTCCCAGCTGCAGGTGGCCAACATcagtgtggaggtggaggtgttcCGGCCTGACCTCTCCACCGCTCTGCGGGACATCAGGGGGCAGTACGAGCGCCTGGCCCACAGGAACATGCAG GAAGCTGAGGAATGGTACAAGAACAAGTTTGCCAGTGTAGCAGAGATGGCAAATAAGAACAACGAGGCTGTGCGGGCGATCAGGGAGGAGACCATGGAGTACCGGCGCCTGCTCCAGTCACGTTCATCTGAAATCGAAGGTCTGAGAAACGTCACTGAGTCCCTCACCAAACAACTGCAAGAACTGGAGCACACACAGGCCAAAGAGGTGGCACGGTACCAG ATTAGGATATGTCACTTGGAGAGCGACATCACTGAGGCTAAGCAGGAAATGGCTCGTTACCTGAAAGACTATCAGGACCTGCTGAACGTGAAGATGGCGCTGGATATTGAAATCGCAGCGTACAG gaAACTTCTGGAAGGGGAGGAGATTCGCCTGGCTTACCCACCCCTCCCTGCTCTCAATTAA